The sequence CCGGCCACCACGACGGATGTGGGCGAGACCCACTCGCAGGACAGGAAGGGCAGATAGCCGGTGCGGCAGCGGATCACCGTGTTGCCATTCGTGGCGTCCGCGATACTCACACAGCTGTCGTGGCCGACCCAGCATACCTTGTTGCCGTCGCTGGAGAAGCTCACGCTGTTGATCCAACCGCCACCAGAGGTCTGCGAGTTCCGGAACTCGGCCATCAGCTGGCCAAGGGGCTTACGGTTGCCCCACGGCGTCGGCGTGGGCGGCTCCTCAATGTCCTTGATAAAGGCCGAGAAGACCCGCACCTTGTAGTCCGTCGAGCCGGCCAACAGCAGGACGTTGTTCGGATGCCAGTCCAAAGAAGTAACCGTCGAGCGGATCGGCTTCTTGATGTGCTTCGACACCCACCAGTCGTTCTCCGACTCGAAGTAGCATACGGAGATCAGTCGAGCGCCCGATCCTACGGCAAACTTGTTCTCCGCCGGCGACCACTTGACGCATGTGGCCGCCCTGTTGATGCGCAGCAGCACCAACGTCGGCTTCCACTTGCCATCCTCGCCCTGCGTCCAAACATAGGCGTTCCGGTCGGCGGCACAGCTCACGATCCGGTTGGTGTTCTTAGCCCAGTCGATGCCCATGACGCGCAGATCATGCTGGTTGAGCACGTCCGCCAGCTTCCAGTCGCTGCCCTCCCGGCTGTATATGTGGATCTCATGGTTGTTGGGCGATAAGGCAATCTCTGCGGGGTGGGTCAGTGGGTGAGTCACGGTTCCGGGTGAGTAATATGTGAGCACTTACGGGTACGATCCTTGTTCCACGCGTGGCAGGTGATGGAGGCAAGCGAGGTGCCAAAGGTGTAGGTCTCAGCCATCGTGGGTGGCTAAATGCGCTCGGAATGCAGAGTGTTCGTCCAACCACACACGTAGCTGCTTCGGTTTGGTTCGCCGGATTTCGGACTTCACTTCGCTGGGACCAAGTGGGCGTTGTTTCCGCTGGCTGCGCTTCGCTCTCGTTTTAATCGCGGACTCTGGGCCGTCTACACGATTAAGCTGGCGTTGCTAGGATGGATTCTGGGTTTCCCTGGGCAGGAGGAGCAGAGCGTTGTGGAAAAAACTCTTTGGAAAAGTAATGCACAAAATTAATCACCCGAAATTAGAGCTGGAACAAAAATCGATGGTTTGAAAACATCGATATGTGTTTTAATCACTGAAAGCTTATCGAAATAATACCAGTACTTTGGAAATTAACCATAATACCAGATATATACCACAGCTGATAGATTGGCGCCCTTTTCTATGGTCATACTGAACAGCGcttgtaaacatatttttaataacaaaacGGTCCTTAATTTAATCAAGGAATCAAAAGTTAAGCTCTTTAATAAACTGGCCTTGTTCACATTTACTTAGCAATTACCTCCACGGAAGGTTGGCCAAGTAATTCCTCTCTACgtacaaaaaacaaaacaatctTCAATGGAAATCATTTGCTCCTCCTTGGAGACGCTGTTTCCCTGCCGGGAAGCGGCCGTTGCCACCCTGGGCGAGTTGATAGGAGACTCCAGGGAGGCCTATCCCTCAGCTATTTACCTGTTCGGGCACAGTGGAACCGGGAAAACAGCTCTAACCAGAGCTTTTCTCAAGGAATGCGCAAAGAGGCAAAAGGTCCGGACCGCACATTTGAATGCCATCGAGTGCTACACCACGAAGATCATGTTGGAGATCCTGCTTGATTCGCTGGCACCGGAACAAGGGGATTCCCTTAAGGCGGACAACATGCTGGATTTCGTGGAGCAACTGCGTCGCTGGCATTGCGCTCCGGATTCAAAGTCCTTCCTCATCGCCGTTGATAATGCTGAACGCTTGCGAGACATGGATGCCAATGTGCTGCCCGTTCTCCTTCAGCTACAACAGCTTACTAGCCTCAATCTTTGCGTCATCCTCCTGTCCCAACTTCCCTTTGAAAAGTTCTACAACAAGACCGGCCTGAGTGAGGTCATTAGTCTACACT is a genomic window of Drosophila suzukii chromosome 2L, CBGP_Dsuzu_IsoJpt1.0, whole genome shotgun sequence containing:
- the Arpc1 gene encoding actin-related protein 2/3 complex subunit 1A-B, with product MAETYTFGTSLASITCHAWNKDRTQIALSPNNHEIHIYSREGSDWKLADVLNQHDLRVMGIDWAKNTNRIVSCAADRNAYVWTQGEDGKWKPTLVLLRINRAATCVKWSPAENKFAVGSGARLISVCYFESENDWWVSKHIKKPIRSTVTSLDWHPNNVLLLAGSTDYKVRVFSAFIKDIEEPPTPTPWGNRKPLGQLMAEFRNSQTSGGGWINSVSFSSDGNKVCWVGHDSCVSIADATNGNTVIRCRTGYLPFLSCEWVSPTSVVVAGYSCVPLLYSLTADGKLVLSGKLDKSQKKESSGITAMRIFQSMDRNMRTENTDTVVDSIHQNAITSVRLYAGDKASATKVSTSGVDGQLVIWNVEQGGINGGMRNLQI